The following are encoded in a window of Candidatus Acidulodesulfobacterium acidiphilum genomic DNA:
- the trpS gene encoding tryptophan--tRNA ligase produces MDLKTDNSAIADESKYKYKRILTGDRPTGPLHLGHYAGSLKNRVKLQYKYETFILIADIQALTTNFEHPEKLKENIFLVALDYLSAGIDPTISTIAIQSMIPEISELTTFFSMLVSVNPLRHNPTIKTEAKERGYKELTYGFLGYPVSQTADIAVFKADLVPVGIDQLPHIEIARKIVRKFNELYSGKLIEPFALIGESPKLVGLDGNLKMSKSYGNAINLSDDFDSVKNKIKSALTDKNRIHPTDKGNPDICTIFSYHKAFSGGDLINETEYNCENGKIGCVKCKENLFNVIKSLLEPMNERRNRYLKNKDEVWDILFDGTKKSRIIASETIKEVKNSMEILYNK; encoded by the coding sequence ATGGATTTAAAAACCGACAATTCGGCAATAGCCGACGAATCAAAATACAAATACAAAAGAATATTGACCGGGGACAGGCCTACAGGACCTCTTCATCTGGGACATTACGCAGGTTCTTTAAAGAACAGGGTAAAGCTTCAGTATAAATACGAAACTTTTATTTTAATAGCAGATATCCAAGCTCTGACTACTAATTTCGAACATCCGGAAAAACTTAAAGAAAATATCTTTCTTGTAGCATTGGACTATCTTTCGGCGGGAATAGACCCGACAATATCCACTATTGCGATACAGTCTATGATACCGGAAATTTCGGAACTGACGACTTTTTTTTCGATGCTTGTTTCGGTAAACCCCTTAAGACATAATCCTACCATTAAAACCGAGGCTAAAGAAAGAGGCTACAAAGAATTAACTTACGGATTTCTTGGTTATCCGGTAAGCCAGACCGCAGATATAGCAGTTTTTAAAGCAGACCTGGTGCCGGTTGGTATAGACCAACTTCCCCATATCGAAATAGCAAGAAAAATAGTAAGAAAATTTAACGAATTATATTCCGGCAAACTCATAGAGCCTTTCGCACTTATAGGCGAATCCCCAAAACTCGTCGGGCTTGACGGAAATTTAAAAATGAGCAAATCATACGGAAACGCTATAAATCTTTCTGACGATTTCGATTCCGTTAAAAATAAAATTAAATCGGCGCTAACGGACAAAAACAGAATTCACCCGACCGACAAAGGCAATCCCGATATATGTACTATATTCTCTTACCACAAGGCTTTTTCAGGCGGCGATTTAATTAATGAAACCGAATACAACTGTGAAAACGGAAAAATAGGATGCGTAAAATGCAAAGAGAATCTGTTCAATGTTATTAAATCTTTATTAGAACCTATGAATGAGCGTAGAAACCGTTATCTAAAAAACAAAGACGAAGTGTGGGATATACTGTTTGACGGAACTAAAAAATCCCGAATAATCGCTTCCGAAACGATAAAAGAAGTTAAAAATTCAATGGAAATATTGTATAATAAATAA
- a CDS encoding peroxiredoxin translates to MANKLFIMLQNTSPSNPHALGAPFFQAAAAAVMDYEVEIVLTADAGLLMKKGVAENLRAKEGSPKSIYDFIKDAYNAGVVFKVCTPALELNDFTKDDLIEECSGVVGGAYVVQMVMDDNVKTLSY, encoded by the coding sequence ATGGCAAACAAACTTTTTATAATGCTTCAAAACACTTCCCCTTCAAATCCTCATGCTCTCGGAGCCCCTTTTTTCCAGGCGGCGGCGGCGGCGGTAATGGATTACGAAGTAGAAATTGTCCTGACGGCGGATGCGGGTCTTTTAATGAAAAAAGGCGTTGCAGAAAATCTCAGGGCGAAAGAAGGTAGTCCTAAATCGATATACGATTTCATAAAAGACGCCTATAATGCGGGAGTCGTTTTTAAAGTCTGCACTCCGGCATTAGAATTAAACGACTTCACCAAAGATGATTTGATTGAAGAATGCAGCGGCGTAGTAGGCGGAGCATACGTAGTTCAAATGGTTATGGACGATAACGTAAAAACGCTTTCGTATTAA
- the trxB gene encoding thioredoxin-disulfide reductase: MIYDLVIIGGGPAGLSAAIYALRARLNIVLIEKMAVGGQIALTDNIENYPGFPSLSGVELMQKFEEHAKGLGLQIIYDEIKDISDDGEYKTLRGVNENYQTKTVIITVGASPKRLNIPGEREFTGRGVSYCATCDGPFFKDQDIAVVGGGDAALKEANYLTKIVKSVTLIHRRKEFRAEKIIQERLHNAKNVIMQLEHIPVSINGDKTVESITIESVKTKERTTVPVKGVFIFIGISPQTSFLKNIEKDEYGFIKTDPYTLMTSMPGVFCAGDAHSKKLLQVATAVGEGALAATAAEEFICDVC, translated from the coding sequence ATGATTTACGATTTAGTTATAATCGGCGGCGGACCCGCCGGATTGTCGGCCGCTATATATGCCTTAAGAGCGCGCCTTAACATTGTCCTGATAGAAAAAATGGCCGTAGGCGGTCAGATAGCTCTTACGGATAATATAGAAAATTATCCGGGATTTCCTTCTCTTTCCGGCGTAGAGTTAATGCAGAAATTTGAAGAACACGCTAAAGGACTGGGCTTGCAAATTATATACGACGAAATAAAAGACATATCCGACGACGGCGAATATAAAACCTTAAGAGGCGTTAATGAAAATTATCAGACTAAAACTGTTATTATAACGGTAGGGGCATCGCCTAAAAGGCTTAATATACCAGGCGAAAGAGAGTTTACCGGAAGAGGCGTATCATACTGCGCCACCTGCGACGGCCCTTTTTTTAAAGACCAGGATATAGCAGTAGTCGGCGGCGGGGATGCCGCTTTAAAAGAGGCTAACTATTTGACTAAAATAGTTAAATCGGTGACTTTAATTCACAGAAGAAAGGAATTTAGGGCTGAAAAAATAATTCAGGAAAGGCTTCATAATGCAAAGAACGTAATTATGCAATTAGAGCATATTCCAGTTTCTATCAACGGAGATAAAACCGTAGAATCTATAACTATAGAAAGCGTTAAAACTAAAGAAAGAACGACGGTCCCCGTTAAAGGAGTTTTTATTTTTATCGGCATTAGCCCTCAAACGTCTTTCCTTAAAAATATAGAAAAAGACGAATACGGTTTTATCAAAACAGATCCTTATACGCTAATGACGTCAATGCCCGGAGTATTTTGCGCAGGCGATGCCCATTCCAAGAAACTGCTTCAGGTTGCTACCGCGGTCGGCGAAGGCGCTCTTGCGGCAACAGCGGCAGAAGAATTTATTTGCGACGTATGTTAA